In Halobaculum magnesiiphilum, the following proteins share a genomic window:
- the glmS gene encoding glutamine--fructose-6-phosphate transaminase (isomerizing), whose amino-acid sequence MCGITACVADDDVVDTVLTGLENLEYRGYDSAGIATLNGAGVRVHKREGGIDELVAEVDGVDLHGEFGVGHTRWSTHGAPTDENAHPHTDCTASVAVVHNGIIENYAELRGELSAAGHLFTSETDTEVIPHLIEDELAAGNPPEAAFRAAIDRLEGSYAIAALVDGTEAIFATRQGSPLVLGVDDGRRFLASDVPSFIEFTSRVVYLHDGDVVRLTPGDHTITDADGDPVSRPVDTVDWGSEDAERGGYDHYMLKEINEQPEALERTINGRITDDGRVALEEFPEGAFDGVSEVHFLSCGTSHHASMYAQQLLRDRGVPAYAFTAGEYATTPAPVSEDTLVVAVTQSGETADTLASLRSANARGARTLAVTNVVGSTAAREADEALFIRAGPEIGVAATKTFSSQVATLTLVIERLVADVTGAPSEDSEAVLSALQELPDLVDRVIRQSTASSLANRYAGSDGHFFIGRGVAYPVAREGALKLKEISYEHAEGFSAGELKHGPLALVTADTPVVAVFSGKHDRKTLNNVEEVRSRGAPVIGVAPESADNVAAAVDEFLAVPETHPDVAGILANVQLQLVSYYEANALNRSIDKPRNLAKSVTVE is encoded by the coding sequence ATGTGCGGGATTACCGCCTGCGTCGCCGACGACGATGTCGTCGATACGGTGCTTACCGGCCTGGAGAACCTCGAATACCGAGGATACGACTCCGCCGGGATCGCCACGCTCAACGGCGCCGGCGTTCGCGTCCACAAGCGCGAGGGCGGCATCGACGAGCTCGTCGCGGAGGTCGACGGCGTCGACCTCCACGGGGAGTTCGGCGTCGGCCACACACGGTGGAGCACGCACGGGGCGCCCACCGACGAGAACGCCCACCCGCACACGGACTGCACCGCCTCCGTCGCGGTCGTGCACAACGGGATCATCGAGAACTACGCCGAGCTCCGCGGCGAGCTCTCGGCGGCCGGACACCTGTTCACCAGCGAGACCGACACCGAGGTGATCCCACATCTCATCGAGGACGAATTGGCCGCGGGGAACCCCCCCGAGGCGGCGTTCCGGGCGGCCATCGACCGCCTCGAGGGGAGCTACGCTATCGCGGCTCTGGTCGACGGGACCGAGGCGATCTTCGCGACCCGGCAGGGTTCGCCCCTGGTGCTCGGTGTCGACGACGGTCGGCGGTTCCTCGCCAGCGACGTGCCGTCGTTCATCGAGTTCACCTCGCGCGTGGTGTATCTCCACGACGGCGATGTCGTCCGGCTCACGCCCGGCGATCACACGATCACCGACGCGGACGGCGACCCGGTCTCCCGACCGGTCGACACCGTCGATTGGGGGTCTGAGGACGCCGAACGCGGCGGCTACGACCACTACATGCTCAAGGAGATCAACGAGCAGCCGGAGGCGTTGGAGCGAACGATCAACGGCCGGATCACCGACGACGGGCGCGTCGCGCTCGAGGAGTTCCCGGAGGGAGCCTTCGACGGGGTTTCGGAGGTCCACTTCCTCTCGTGTGGAACCTCCCATCACGCCTCGATGTACGCCCAACAGCTCCTCCGGGACCGCGGGGTCCCCGCGTACGCGTTCACGGCCGGGGAGTACGCGACGACACCTGCGCCGGTCTCCGAGGACACGCTCGTCGTCGCAGTCACCCAAAGCGGCGAGACGGCGGACACGCTCGCGTCGCTGCGGAGCGCGAACGCGCGCGGGGCGCGGACGCTCGCGGTGACGAACGTCGTCGGATCGACGGCCGCCCGCGAGGCGGACGAGGCGCTGTTCATTCGGGCGGGCCCGGAGATCGGCGTCGCCGCGACCAAGACGTTCTCCTCGCAGGTCGCCACGCTGACGCTCGTCATCGAGCGACTCGTGGCCGATGTCACGGGCGCTCCCAGCGAGGACAGCGAGGCGGTCCTGTCGGCGTTGCAGGAGCTCCCGGACCTGGTCGATAGGGTGATCCGGCAGTCGACGGCGTCGTCGCTGGCGAACAGGTACGCCGGCAGCGACGGGCACTTCTTCATCGGCCGCGGCGTGGCGTACCCGGTCGCGCGTGAGGGGGCGCTGAAGCTCAAGGAGATCTCCTACGAGCACGCGGAGGGGTTCTCGGCGGGCGAACTGAAACACGGCCCGCTCGCGCTGGTGACCGCGGACACCCCGGTCGTCGCGGTGTTCTCCGGAAAACACGACAGGAAGACGCTCAACAACGTCGAGGAGGTCCGCTCGCGTGGCGCGCCGGTGATCGGCGTCGCCCCCGAATCGGCCGACAACGTCGCCGCCGCGGTCGACGAGTTCTTGGCCGTCCCGGAGACGCATCCGGACGTCGCGGGAATCCTCGCGAACGTCCAGCTGCAACTCGTCTCGTACTACGAGGCGAACGCGCTGAACCGATCGATCGACAAACCTCGGAACCTGGCAAAGAGTGTGACGGTAGAGTGA
- a CDS encoding DUF7344 domain-containing protein, with product MSSTNTDALSRDEVYDILSNGRRRFVIYLLREEGEPIPLSELSDRVAAWENDLPVDELTDQQIKRVYVSLYQTHIPKLEESGIVEYDKDSGLVSLTSNVSSLDAYLPEEDRREIPWQAIYLGLAVVGLVVYGVATMAAGTIPQATLNVVGLLVFAAFGAVVAAQYLYERSRG from the coding sequence ATGTCGAGCACAAACACAGACGCACTCAGCAGGGACGAGGTCTACGACATCCTGAGCAACGGCAGGCGCCGGTTCGTCATCTACTTGCTCCGGGAGGAGGGGGAGCCGATTCCGCTCAGCGAGCTTTCCGACCGCGTCGCGGCCTGGGAGAACGATCTCCCCGTGGACGAGTTGACCGATCAGCAGATCAAGCGGGTGTACGTCTCGCTGTACCAGACGCACATTCCGAAGCTCGAGGAGTCGGGGATCGTCGAGTACGACAAGGACTCGGGGTTGGTGTCGCTCACCTCGAACGTCTCCTCGCTCGACGCCTATCTCCCGGAGGAGGACCGGCGCGAGATCCCGTGGCAGGCGATCTATCTGGGGCTCGCCGTCGTCGGTCTCGTTGTCTACGGCGTCGCGACCATGGCCGCCGGCACGATCCCACAGGCGACGCTCAACGTCGTCGGCCTGCTCGTGTTCGCGGCGTTCGGTGCCGTCGTCGCCGCACAGTATCTGTACGAACGCTCCCGCGGATAA
- a CDS encoding winged helix-turn-helix domain-containing protein, translating into MTTDWDVIGYVISSDHRVVVLGRLAEGPATPTRIAEDVELSVSHVSRALGSLREKELVELLVPEERRKGRVYGITSAGEEVWADISTKDLAE; encoded by the coding sequence GTGACAACCGACTGGGACGTCATCGGCTACGTCATCAGCTCCGACCACCGTGTGGTCGTCTTAGGACGCCTCGCGGAGGGTCCGGCGACGCCGACGCGGATCGCCGAGGACGTGGAGCTGTCCGTGTCGCACGTCTCCCGGGCGCTCGGGTCGCTGCGAGAGAAGGAACTCGTCGAGCTGCTCGTCCCGGAGGAGCGCCGAAAGGGGCGCGTCTACGGTATCACCTCCGCGGGGGAGGAGGTGTGGGCCGACATCAGTACGAAGGACCTCGCGGAGTGA
- a CDS encoding winged helix-turn-helix domain-containing protein — MTRSTASDPATGIETPVVHASPAETARLFDALDSEACRTVVRALEDGPLTAKELQAAGDIPLSTVYRCVNELVDTPLVEETTRVSEGGHHASEYSRPVETLVVSFGAEPTMHAVDAPVLKLTL; from the coding sequence GTGACCCGTTCGACGGCGTCCGATCCGGCGACCGGCATCGAGACGCCGGTGGTCCACGCGTCGCCCGCGGAGACGGCCCGGCTGTTCGACGCACTCGACAGCGAGGCGTGCCGCACGGTGGTCCGGGCGCTGGAGGATGGCCCGCTGACCGCGAAGGAGCTTCAGGCGGCCGGAGACATCCCGCTCTCGACGGTGTACCGCTGCGTGAACGAACTGGTCGACACCCCGCTCGTGGAGGAAACGACTCGCGTCAGCGAGGGCGGCCACCACGCCAGCGAGTACTCGCGCCCAGTCGAAACGCTGGTCGTCAGCTTCGGCGCGGAGCCGACGATGCACGCCGTCGACGCGCCCGTTCTCAAGCTGACCCTCTGA
- the fer gene encoding ferredoxin Fer, with amino-acid sequence MDSPYDVLGLDADADDTEIERAYRRRVKEAHPDRGGSMEEFQRVREAYEAAISGTAVPATEAVPESNGAAPPRKEPGVAESGADTSTDPADRTGGEHGNGTANGSEATTTRVEYLNYEVVADHGWEIDDDDLFETASDADLDADDYGMFLAEPGETLLEAAEQRGFAWPFACRGGACANCAVAVVEGELDSTVDNVLTDDLVDRGFRLSCIGRPVSETLRVVYNVKHLPGLEDLRLPADRFERARADD; translated from the coding sequence GTGGATTCTCCGTACGACGTACTGGGGCTCGACGCCGACGCCGACGATACGGAGATCGAACGCGCCTACCGACGGCGGGTGAAGGAGGCGCACCCGGATCGGGGCGGCTCGATGGAGGAGTTCCAGCGCGTCCGCGAGGCGTACGAGGCCGCGATCTCGGGAACTGCGGTCCCGGCCACCGAGGCCGTCCCCGAGAGTAACGGGGCGGCACCGCCTCGGAAGGAACCGGGGGTTGCGGAGTCGGGCGCCGACACGAGCACCGACCCGGCCGATCGAACCGGCGGGGAGCACGGAAACGGCACCGCAAACGGGTCCGAGGCGACGACCACCCGCGTCGAGTATCTGAACTACGAGGTCGTCGCCGACCACGGGTGGGAGATCGACGACGACGACCTCTTCGAGACGGCGTCGGACGCCGACCTCGATGCGGACGACTACGGAATGTTCCTCGCGGAGCCGGGCGAGACCCTCCTCGAGGCGGCCGAACAGCGCGGGTTCGCGTGGCCGTTCGCCTGTCGCGGCGGCGCATGCGCGAACTGCGCCGTCGCGGTGGTGGAGGGCGAACTCGACAGCACCGTCGACAACGTGCTCACCGACGATCTGGTCGACCGCGGGTTCCGGCTCTCGTGTATCGGCCGGCCGGTTTCCGAGACGCTTCGCGTCGTCTACAACGTCAAGCACCTGCCCGGGCTCGAAGACCTGCGCCTGCCGGCCGACCGGTTCGAGCGCGCGCGTGCCGACGACTGA
- a CDS encoding sugar phosphate isomerase/epimerase family protein, whose translation MPPKRRDVLKATGGTVALGAGAAGMDEALAEDIDRAREVRQQQQQADVDVLASYWAHAGDVKPFTGREWSPWDLENRVEMLAEVGFTGIGLYHADIQHMVEAEGRTLEGIGQTIRDAGIDTIELEFLVNWLLPEDDPRRQAEEETRQLLLDAAEAMDARHIKIGNINGYPVETDALADRFATFCEEAAAVDTLVGMEILPPDPNSQTLDQALEWVSGPENGGLFLDTWHITNIETIDYDDVAALSPEDITAVEIDDGFTDTGRGGFVENTVNMRRVPGYGDFDVQGFVDACREAGFAGPWGNEILSEEYRRRGMESAYTHTYEGALSVLGDAGADTDDGDDDGTEEPTGTPEETPEGTETPGTEPPNGTETGTPNGTETGTPDGTPTGTPDGTPTGTPTETPE comes from the coding sequence ATGCCACCGAAACGACGAGACGTACTCAAGGCGACGGGTGGAACAGTCGCGCTCGGCGCAGGCGCCGCGGGGATGGACGAGGCGCTGGCGGAGGACATCGACCGAGCGCGAGAAGTACGACAGCAGCAACAACAGGCGGACGTCGACGTGCTCGCGTCCTACTGGGCACACGCGGGCGACGTGAAACCGTTCACGGGACGCGAGTGGAGTCCCTGGGACCTGGAGAACCGCGTGGAGATGCTCGCGGAGGTCGGCTTCACGGGGATCGGCCTCTACCACGCCGACATCCAGCACATGGTCGAGGCGGAGGGTCGGACGCTCGAAGGGATCGGGCAGACGATACGCGACGCCGGGATCGACACGATCGAGTTGGAGTTCCTCGTGAACTGGCTCCTCCCGGAGGACGATCCGCGACGGCAAGCCGAGGAGGAGACTCGACAGCTCCTTCTCGATGCCGCCGAGGCGATGGATGCGCGCCACATCAAGATCGGGAACATCAACGGCTACCCGGTGGAGACGGACGCGCTCGCCGACCGGTTCGCGACGTTCTGCGAAGAGGCGGCCGCAGTCGACACGCTCGTCGGGATGGAGATCCTGCCGCCGGATCCGAATTCGCAGACCCTCGATCAGGCGCTCGAATGGGTGAGCGGTCCGGAGAACGGCGGCCTGTTCCTCGACACCTGGCACATCACGAACATCGAGACGATCGACTACGACGACGTGGCGGCGCTGTCGCCCGAGGACATCACCGCCGTCGAGATCGACGACGGGTTCACCGACACCGGCCGCGGCGGCTTCGTCGAGAACACCGTCAACATGCGCCGGGTCCCCGGCTACGGCGACTTCGACGTGCAGGGATTCGTCGACGCCTGCCGGGAGGCCGGATTCGCCGGCCCGTGGGGCAACGAGATCCTCTCGGAGGAGTACCGCCGGCGCGGGATGGAGAGCGCGTACACGCATACCTACGAGGGCGCGCTCTCGGTGCTCGGCGATGCGGGCGCCGACACGGACGACGGAGACGACGACGGAACGGAGGAGCCGACCGGCACCCCGGAGGAGACGCCCGAGGGGACCGAGACGCCGGGAACCGAACCGCCGAACGGTACTGAGACCGGGACGCCGAACGGTACCGAGACAGGAACACCCGACGGAACTCCGACTGGGACCCCCGACGGCACTCCGACCGGAACGCCGACGGAGACGCCCGAGTAG
- a CDS encoding thiamine pyrophosphate-dependent dehydrogenase E1 component subunit alpha, which yields MYEDMVTARLYEERLQEEYMEGKRPGFDISAGEVPGELHLAAGQEAAAVGVCHHLRDDDTVTAPHRPHHVAIAKGVDLKRMTAEIFGRETGLCHGKGGHMHLFDPDVNFACSGIIAQGCPPAVGAGMAAKKRNTDSVAVAYLGEGAIDQGGFLESLNMASVHDLPVVFVIEDNDWAISMPKERVTSPQDGSARADGFDMHGVRVDSDDARAVYEAGAEAVGRARDGNGPTVLEVQVHRRMGHFMGDPETYRPEEDQERAAERDSIERLAADMREFGIDDEELEEIRDRAAERVDEAVTWAKQQPLPEPEAAHDHVFTNPPSGVTDEEPEFSDAGAAAGGDD from the coding sequence ATGTACGAGGACATGGTAACGGCGCGCCTCTACGAGGAGCGCCTCCAGGAGGAGTACATGGAGGGGAAACGACCGGGGTTCGACATCAGCGCCGGCGAGGTTCCCGGCGAACTTCACCTCGCGGCCGGCCAGGAGGCGGCCGCGGTGGGCGTGTGTCACCACCTCCGCGACGACGACACCGTCACGGCACCGCACCGACCGCACCACGTCGCCATCGCGAAGGGGGTGGACCTGAAGCGAATGACCGCGGAGATCTTCGGCCGGGAGACGGGGCTGTGCCACGGGAAGGGCGGGCACATGCACCTGTTCGACCCGGACGTGAACTTCGCGTGTAGCGGGATCATCGCGCAGGGGTGCCCGCCCGCGGTCGGCGCGGGGATGGCCGCGAAGAAGCGAAACACCGACAGCGTCGCCGTCGCGTACCTCGGCGAGGGCGCGATCGACCAGGGCGGGTTCCTGGAATCGCTCAACATGGCGAGCGTCCACGACCTGCCGGTCGTGTTCGTCATCGAGGACAACGACTGGGCGATCAGCATGCCGAAGGAGCGCGTCACGAGCCCGCAGGACGGCTCCGCCCGCGCTGACGGCTTCGACATGCACGGCGTCCGCGTCGACAGCGACGACGCCCGCGCGGTGTACGAGGCCGGCGCCGAGGCGGTCGGACGAGCCCGCGACGGTAACGGACCCACCGTCCTGGAGGTGCAGGTCCACCGCCGGATGGGCCACTTCATGGGCGACCCGGAGACGTATCGCCCCGAGGAGGATCAGGAGCGGGCGGCCGAACGCGACTCCATCGAGCGCCTCGCGGCCGACATGCGTGAGTTCGGCATCGACGACGAGGAGCTGGAGGAGATCCGCGACCGGGCGGCAGAGCGGGTCGACGAGGCGGTCACGTGGGCGAAACAACAGCCGCTGCCCGAGCCGGAGGCGGCCCACGACCACGTGTTCACGAACCCGCCGTCGGGCGTGACCGACGAGGAGCCGGAGTTCTCCGACGCCGGCGCGGCCGCAGGGGGTGACGACTGA
- a CDS encoding alpha-ketoacid dehydrogenase subunit beta, giving the protein MSSQEQQQTGRTATMSDAMVEAIASEMRADEEVFYMGEDVADYGGIFDSTTGLLDEFGRDRVMDVPISETAYLGAAVGAAQAGMRPIAELMFVDFFGVAMDQIYNQMAKNTYMSGASVSVPMVLTTAVGGTYNDAAQHSQTLYGTFAHLPGMKVVVPSTAYDAKGLMHNAIRDDDPVVYMFHKRLMGIGWMPAPDGPKTPVPEEEYTIPFGKADVKREGDDVTVVTLGLHVHRALEAAETLAHEGIDAEVIDLRTLKPLDRETVLESVRKTGSLVVVDEDYQSYGVTGEIISSVAESDLDALEAVERVAVPDVPIPYSRPMEDAVIPGAEDVAEAVRSVGE; this is encoded by the coding sequence ATGAGTTCCCAGGAACAACAGCAGACGGGGCGCACAGCGACGATGAGCGACGCGATGGTCGAGGCGATCGCCAGCGAGATGCGCGCCGACGAGGAGGTGTTCTACATGGGCGAGGACGTCGCCGACTACGGCGGCATCTTCGACTCCACCACGGGGCTGCTCGACGAGTTCGGCCGCGACCGCGTGATGGACGTGCCCATCAGCGAGACGGCGTACCTCGGCGCGGCCGTCGGCGCCGCTCAGGCGGGGATGCGCCCCATCGCCGAGCTGATGTTCGTCGACTTCTTCGGCGTCGCGATGGACCAGATCTACAACCAGATGGCGAAGAACACCTACATGAGCGGGGCGTCCGTCAGCGTTCCGATGGTGCTCACCACCGCCGTCGGCGGCACGTACAATGACGCCGCCCAGCACTCCCAAACGCTGTACGGGACGTTCGCGCACCTCCCCGGCATGAAGGTGGTCGTCCCCTCGACGGCGTACGACGCCAAGGGGCTGATGCACAACGCCATCCGCGACGACGACCCGGTCGTCTACATGTTCCACAAGCGGCTCATGGGGATCGGCTGGATGCCCGCCCCCGACGGGCCGAAGACGCCCGTCCCCGAGGAGGAGTACACCATCCCCTTCGGCAAGGCCGACGTGAAACGCGAGGGCGACGACGTGACGGTCGTCACGCTCGGGCTGCACGTCCATCGCGCGCTGGAGGCCGCCGAGACCCTCGCCCACGAGGGGATCGACGCGGAGGTGATCGACCTCCGGACGCTGAAGCCCCTGGACCGCGAGACGGTGCTGGAGTCCGTGCGGAAGACGGGTAGCCTCGTCGTCGTCGACGAGGACTACCAGTCGTACGGCGTCACGGGCGAGATCATCTCCAGCGTCGCCGAGTCGGACCTCGATGCGCTGGAGGCGGTCGAGCGCGTCGCCGTTCCCGACGTGCCCATCCCGTACTCGCGGCCGATGGAGGACGCGGTGATCCCCGGCGCCGAGGACGTGGCCGAAGCGGTCCGCTCGGTCGGCGAATGA
- a CDS encoding lipoyl domain-containing protein, protein MSRRDPHIDGGLTTATDGGDDRVPVDSGALWPGDTDDDVGLLLNWFVSEGSRVSEGDRIAEFQVEKVDVDVPAPASGTLAEIVVDEDGEFDRGDVLGYVEPEG, encoded by the coding sequence ATGAGCCGGCGCGATCCGCACATCGACGGCGGCCTCACCACGGCCACTGACGGCGGCGACGACCGCGTCCCCGTCGACAGCGGGGCGCTGTGGCCCGGCGACACCGACGACGACGTGGGGCTGCTGCTCAACTGGTTCGTCTCGGAGGGGAGCCGGGTGTCGGAGGGCGACCGGATCGCCGAGTTCCAGGTCGAGAAGGTCGACGTGGACGTGCCCGCCCCCGCGTCGGGAACCCTCGCGGAGATCGTCGTCGACGAGGACGGCGAGTTCGACCGCGGCGACGTGCTCGGCTACGTCGAGCCGGAGGGGTGA
- a CDS encoding 2-oxo acid dehydrogenase subunit E2 — protein MADDRRGSQHVRTDGGDAADTPRDEPATRTVAEEHTPSPMRRTIARRLHESYSEAVHVTATRVVDAEALFEAVDVAGDRHGVDLSLSDAVLAAVSATLDRHPSFNATFEDGTRRVYEEHNLGYGVDLEQGLVAPVLADVGPLSIAEIHRRRTALVDRVRAGDYDTADLRGGTFTVSNLGPLGVDSFTPIINPPQVAILGVNAVRERAVRPDDDGGAVAFRRHLPLDLSFDHRVVDGADAGRFLRTLATVIEEPDELFEG, from the coding sequence ATGGCAGATGACCGCCGGGGTTCACAGCACGTCCGCACGGACGGCGGCGACGCGGCCGATACGCCACGAGACGAGCCGGCGACACGCACGGTCGCCGAGGAGCACACGCCGAGTCCGATGCGGCGGACGATCGCGCGCCGGCTCCACGAGAGCTACAGCGAGGCGGTTCACGTCACGGCGACGCGCGTCGTCGACGCCGAGGCGCTGTTCGAGGCGGTCGACGTCGCCGGCGACCGCCACGGCGTCGATCTCTCGCTGTCGGACGCGGTGTTGGCGGCGGTCTCGGCGACGCTGGATCGACATCCCTCGTTCAACGCCACGTTCGAGGACGGCACCCGCCGCGTGTACGAGGAGCACAACCTCGGATACGGCGTCGACCTCGAACAGGGGCTCGTCGCGCCCGTCCTCGCTGACGTGGGACCGCTGTCGATCGCGGAGATCCACCGCCGACGAACGGCGCTCGTAGACCGCGTGCGCGCCGGCGACTACGACACGGCCGACCTCCGCGGCGGGACGTTCACCGTCTCGAACCTCGGCCCGCTCGGGGTCGACTCGTTCACGCCGATCATCAACCCCCCGCAGGTCGCGATCCTGGGGGTGAACGCCGTGCGGGAGCGGGCGGTCCGTCCGGACGACGACGGCGGCGCCGTCGCGTTTCGCCGGCACCTCCCCTTGGATCTCAGCTTCGACCACCGCGTCGTCGACGGTGCCGACGCGGGACGGTTCCTCCGGACGCTCGCGACCGTGATCGAGGAGCCGGACGAACTGTTCGAGGGATGA
- a CDS encoding adenylyltransferase/cytidyltransferase family protein gives MTVGHVHGRFQPFHDGHLAYCEWAAGECDELIVGITNADPAHVAHETADPERDDPRNNPFRYHERHRMVRDALAAADLDVPVRVLPFPINRPELWEHYAPPDALHLLRVLEPWHEVKADRLREHGRAVRTIEAERTVSGTAIRESMAAEDDGRGARDSNRQDATSDANAGRWRESVPPPVEAVIDDIDGAARVRSLVDE, from the coding sequence ATGACCGTCGGCCACGTCCACGGCCGCTTTCAGCCGTTCCACGACGGCCACCTCGCGTACTGCGAGTGGGCCGCCGGCGAGTGTGACGAGCTGATCGTCGGGATCACCAACGCCGACCCCGCACACGTCGCCCACGAGACGGCCGACCCGGAGCGTGACGACCCGCGGAACAACCCGTTCCGCTACCACGAGCGCCACCGGATGGTGCGCGACGCGCTGGCGGCCGCGGATCTGGACGTCCCCGTTCGCGTACTCCCGTTCCCGATCAACCGCCCGGAGCTGTGGGAGCACTACGCGCCGCCGGACGCGCTGCACCTCCTCAGGGTGCTCGAACCGTGGCACGAGGTGAAGGCGGACCGTCTGCGCGAGCACGGGCGAGCCGTGCGGACGATCGAGGCCGAGCGCACGGTGAGCGGAACGGCGATCCGTGAATCGATGGCCGCCGAGGACGACGGCCGCGGTGCACGGGACAGCAACCGACAGGATGCCACGTCCGACGCCAACGCCGGTCGCTGGCGTGAGTCGGTGCCGCCGCCCGTGGAGGCGGTGATCGACGACATCGACGGAGCGGCGCGCGTGCGGTCGTTAGTCGACGAGTGA
- a CDS encoding acyl-CoA dehydrogenase family protein produces the protein MTTFPEDDALAGEFTVPDDVRPVVDRVIEFIEEEVLPYEEEHADHVGGPLDYLDDDGLMKPETRAMQEEIRKRSADAGLYALHLPEEVGGGGLSNREHFYVQEAVFRYGTGHGSSVARAMMAWTEGPSPALLHLDEDQREEWLRPLVEGRKTACIGITEPGAGSDVTAISTTAERDGDGWVLNGDKRYITNGPFADTAQILAKVEGAEGPAHETMGMFLVDTDNSGFEVGQPNLNIMMDGITSDVHLRDCRVGGDQLVGEVGDGLPLALSWVNWRRAGRAGMCAGMGRYLLDRMLTYAKDRETFGESIGTNQAVQWPIVETATEIHAVREFGTALLGAYDAEANLHDLDQPATARRKLSMLKYYPEDRLFDWADRAIQVLGGYGLMRAGGVERVFRVARNLRIPAGTTEMQKRTIAKTLGLE, from the coding sequence ATGACGACGTTCCCCGAGGACGACGCGCTCGCTGGCGAGTTCACTGTCCCCGACGACGTACGGCCGGTCGTCGATCGAGTGATCGAGTTCATCGAGGAGGAGGTGCTGCCGTACGAGGAGGAACACGCCGACCACGTCGGCGGCCCCCTGGACTACCTCGACGACGACGGCCTCATGAAGCCCGAGACGCGCGCGATGCAGGAGGAGATCCGGAAGCGCAGCGCCGACGCGGGGCTGTACGCGCTGCATCTCCCCGAGGAGGTCGGCGGCGGCGGCCTCTCGAACCGCGAGCACTTCTACGTCCAGGAGGCGGTGTTCCGCTACGGCACCGGACACGGGTCCAGCGTCGCCCGGGCGATGATGGCGTGGACCGAGGGGCCCTCTCCCGCGCTGTTGCATCTCGACGAAGACCAGCGCGAGGAGTGGCTCCGACCGCTCGTCGAAGGGCGGAAGACTGCCTGCATCGGCATCACCGAGCCGGGCGCCGGCTCGGACGTGACGGCCATCTCGACCACCGCCGAGCGCGACGGCGACGGCTGGGTGCTCAACGGCGACAAGCGCTACATCACGAACGGGCCGTTCGCCGACACCGCACAGATCCTCGCGAAGGTGGAGGGGGCGGAGGGGCCGGCCCACGAGACGATGGGGATGTTCCTCGTCGACACCGATAACTCCGGCTTCGAGGTGGGGCAGCCGAACCTGAACATCATGATGGACGGCATCACCTCGGACGTACATCTCCGCGACTGCCGGGTCGGCGGCGACCAGCTCGTCGGCGAGGTCGGGGACGGTCTGCCGTTGGCGCTGTCGTGGGTCAACTGGCGCCGCGCCGGCCGCGCCGGGATGTGTGCCGGGATGGGGCGGTACCTCCTCGACCGGATGCTCACGTACGCGAAGGATCGCGAGACCTTCGGCGAGTCCATCGGCACCAATCAGGCCGTGCAGTGGCCCATCGTCGAGACGGCGACGGAGATCCACGCCGTCCGCGAGTTCGGGACGGCACTGCTGGGCGCCTATGACGCCGAGGCGAACCTTCACGACCTCGACCAGCCGGCGACCGCACGTCGGAAGCTCTCGATGCTGAAGTACTACCCCGAGGACCGACTGTTCGACTGGGCCGACCGCGCGATCCAGGTGCTCGGCGGCTACGGCCTCATGCGCGCCGGCGGCGTCGAACGCGTGTTCCGAGTGGCCCGTAACCTCCGGATCCCCGCGGGGACGACGGAGATGCAGAAACGTACCATCGCGAAGACCCTCGGCTTGGAGTGA